A single region of the Pontibacter kalidii genome encodes:
- a CDS encoding ribose-phosphate pyrophosphokinase, producing MPQVKIFSGSASRYLAEKIAAAYGTKLGDLTLSRFSDGEIGVHYNESVRGAEVFIVLSTFPPADNLMELMLLVDAAKRASAHKVIVVMPYYGYARQDRKDQPRVAIGSKVVANAIQSVGADRLMTCDLHAGQIQGFFDIPVDHLDGSAIFVPYLRSLNLGEDLIFASPDVGGVVRTRSFAKNFGAEMVVCDKHRKRANEIASMQVIGDVEGMDVVLVDDMVDTAGTITKAAELLKEKGAKTVRAIATHPILSGPAYERVEKSVLEELVVSDTIPLKQQSSKIKVLSFADLFARAINNVVTHESISSLFI from the coding sequence ATGCCCCAAGTTAAGATCTTCTCTGGTTCAGCATCCCGTTACCTGGCTGAGAAAATAGCTGCCGCTTATGGCACTAAGCTCGGCGACCTTACCCTCTCCCGTTTCAGCGACGGCGAGATAGGCGTACATTACAATGAGTCAGTTCGTGGCGCAGAGGTGTTTATCGTACTATCCACCTTTCCGCCTGCCGACAACCTGATGGAGCTGATGCTGCTGGTGGATGCCGCCAAGCGTGCCTCGGCCCATAAAGTAATCGTGGTGATGCCCTACTATGGCTACGCCCGCCAGGACAGAAAAGACCAGCCGCGTGTGGCGATCGGTTCTAAGGTGGTAGCCAACGCCATACAATCGGTCGGCGCTGACCGCCTGATGACCTGCGACCTGCATGCAGGCCAGATCCAGGGCTTCTTCGACATTCCGGTGGATCACCTGGATGGCTCGGCCATTTTCGTGCCCTACCTGCGCAGCCTGAACCTGGGCGAGGACCTGATCTTCGCATCGCCTGACGTGGGAGGAGTGGTGAGAACAAGATCCTTTGCCAAGAACTTCGGTGCCGAGATGGTCGTTTGCGACAAACACCGCAAGCGCGCCAATGAGATCGCCTCCATGCAGGTGATCGGTGATGTGGAAGGTATGGACGTGGTGCTCGTGGACGACATGGTGGACACGGCCGGCACGATAACCAAAGCCGCCGAGCTGCTGAAGGAGAAAGGAGCAAAAACCGTTCGCGCTATCGCCACGCACCCGATTCTCTCAGGCCCCGCTTACGAGCGCGTTGAGAAATCCGTGCTGGAAGAACTGGTGGTGTCGGACACGATTCCGCTGAAGCAGCAGAGTTCCAAGATAAAGGTGTTGTCTTTTGCAGACTTGTTCGCCCGGGCGATCAACAACGTGGTCACACACGAATCGATCAGCTCGCTGTTTATTTAA
- the purL gene encoding phosphoribosylformylglycinamidine synthase subunit PurL encodes MDQQLTPVETAQKLGLLEEEFEHIKQILGRTPNFTELSIFSVMWSEHCSYKNSIVWLKTLPKDSPRMLAKAGEENAGLVDIGDGYACSFKIESHNHPSAIEPYQGAATGVGGINRDIFTMGARPIAQLNSLRFGNPKSEKTQRLLRGVVKGIGDYGNAFGIPTVGGELFFDECYNINPLVNAFSAGIVKVGETASATSYGVGNPVFIVGSATGKDGIHGAAFASKDITEDSAKDLPSVQVGDPFQEKLLLEATLEIIQSGHVIGMQDMGATGITCSTSEMSAKGEHGMDIWLDKVPTRQANMVPFEILLSESQERMLIVMKKGYEQTIKDICDKWDLYCEQIGVVTEGGTLRYYMNGELAAEVPADDLVLGGGAPVYHREYREPAYFAESKKFDIDQVAEPEDYQAVAEFLATHPNIASKRWVYRQYDSMVGTATMTTNAPSDAALVKVKGTDKSIAVTVDCNSRYVYADPGEGTAIAVAEAARNIVCSGAEPVAITNCLNFGNPYVPEVYWHFVGAIKGMGKACTAFGTPVTGGNVSFYNQSSDEGPVFPTPTIGMLGILEDKNNAMTLAFQNAGDLIYMIGDAQNDIASSEYLYSYHNVKLTPAPYFNMDEELKLQAALKEVIAQKLVKSAHDVADGGLYIALLESAMPKELGFDIETDKNFRKDAYLFGESQSRAVVSVSAAQQAAFESALQNKGVNFTKLGKVTAHDCHIDGALLGGITVAKKHYDTALEQILD; translated from the coding sequence TGGATCAACAACTCACTCCCGTAGAAACCGCTCAGAAGCTTGGCCTTCTGGAGGAGGAGTTTGAACACATCAAACAGATCCTGGGACGTACCCCGAACTTCACCGAGCTCAGTATCTTCTCCGTAATGTGGTCGGAGCACTGCTCTTACAAGAACTCCATTGTCTGGCTTAAAACGCTGCCAAAGGACTCGCCGCGCATGCTGGCCAAAGCCGGCGAGGAGAATGCCGGCCTGGTGGATATCGGCGACGGCTACGCCTGCAGCTTCAAAATAGAATCGCACAACCACCCATCCGCCATCGAGCCTTACCAAGGCGCGGCCACCGGCGTGGGCGGTATCAACAGAGATATTTTCACTATGGGTGCCCGCCCCATCGCGCAGCTGAACTCGCTCCGCTTCGGCAACCCGAAATCAGAGAAAACACAGCGTCTGCTGCGCGGTGTGGTAAAAGGCATCGGCGATTACGGCAATGCCTTCGGCATACCAACCGTGGGCGGCGAGTTGTTCTTCGACGAGTGCTACAACATCAACCCGCTGGTAAATGCCTTCTCGGCAGGTATCGTAAAAGTAGGCGAAACGGCTTCGGCTACTTCTTACGGCGTGGGTAACCCGGTCTTCATCGTGGGTTCGGCCACTGGTAAAGACGGTATACATGGCGCAGCTTTCGCCTCCAAAGATATTACCGAAGACTCAGCCAAAGACCTTCCCTCCGTACAGGTGGGCGACCCCTTCCAGGAGAAGCTGCTGCTGGAGGCTACGCTGGAGATCATCCAGTCGGGCCACGTGATCGGCATGCAGGACATGGGCGCTACCGGCATCACCTGCTCTACTTCCGAGATGAGCGCCAAGGGGGAGCATGGCATGGATATCTGGCTGGACAAGGTTCCTACCCGCCAGGCGAACATGGTGCCATTCGAGATCCTCCTTTCAGAAAGCCAGGAGCGCATGCTCATCGTGATGAAGAAGGGCTACGAGCAGACCATAAAGGATATCTGCGACAAGTGGGACCTGTACTGCGAGCAGATCGGTGTGGTAACCGAGGGCGGCACGCTGCGCTACTACATGAACGGCGAACTGGCTGCCGAGGTACCGGCCGATGACCTGGTACTGGGCGGAGGCGCTCCGGTTTACCACCGTGAGTACCGCGAGCCAGCCTATTTTGCCGAATCCAAGAAATTTGACATCGACCAGGTAGCCGAGCCGGAAGATTACCAGGCGGTGGCCGAATTCCTGGCCACGCACCCGAACATCGCTTCCAAGCGCTGGGTATACCGCCAGTACGACTCCATGGTAGGCACCGCCACCATGACCACCAACGCCCCTTCTGACGCCGCTCTGGTAAAGGTAAAAGGCACGGATAAATCGATTGCCGTTACCGTGGACTGCAACAGCCGCTACGTTTACGCCGACCCGGGAGAAGGAACAGCCATTGCCGTAGCTGAAGCAGCCCGTAACATCGTATGCTCCGGCGCCGAGCCGGTGGCCATCACAAACTGCCTGAACTTCGGCAACCCGTATGTGCCGGAAGTATACTGGCATTTTGTGGGCGCCATCAAAGGGATGGGCAAGGCCTGCACCGCCTTCGGCACGCCGGTAACAGGGGGCAACGTAAGCTTCTACAACCAGTCTTCCGACGAGGGCCCGGTGTTCCCGACACCAACTATTGGCATGCTGGGCATCCTGGAGGATAAGAACAACGCCATGACTTTGGCCTTCCAGAACGCGGGAGACCTGATTTACATGATCGGTGATGCGCAGAACGACATCGCCTCTTCCGAGTACCTGTACTCCTACCACAACGTGAAGCTTACCCCTGCCCCATACTTTAACATGGACGAGGAGCTGAAGCTGCAGGCTGCCCTGAAAGAGGTGATCGCGCAGAAACTGGTGAAGTCGGCGCACGACGTGGCGGACGGAGGTTTATATATCGCGCTGCTCGAGTCGGCCATGCCAAAAGAGTTGGGCTTCGACATCGAGACAGATAAGAATTTCAGAAAAGACGCGTATTTATTCGGGGAGAGCCAGAGCCGCGCAGTGGTTTCTGTTTCCGCAGCGCAGCAGGCGGCATTCGAAAGCGCCCTGCAAAATAAAGGCGTGAATTTCACGAAATTAGGCAAGGTAACAGCCCACGACTGCCACATAGACGGCGCGCTTCTCGGGGGAATCACAGTGGCCAAAAAGCACTATGACACGGCCCTGGAGCAGATTTTAGACTAA
- a CDS encoding 50S ribosomal protein L25/general stress protein Ctc has translation MKTLEIIGFKRANLGKQQSKELRNESLIPGVLYGGQEQVHFYAPAILFRDLIYTPEVHEVDLNIEGTHYRAILQDSQFHPVNEMLLHVDFLELQDDKPVKIDVPVKFVGVSPGVLAGGKLVTKLRSIKIKALPANLPDFVEVNISDLELGKSIKVSKIQPDNYEILTNPSAPIATVTIPRALKSAQMEEARGKK, from the coding sequence ATGAAAACGTTAGAGATTATAGGGTTTAAAAGAGCAAATCTCGGCAAGCAGCAGTCGAAAGAGCTGCGCAATGAGTCTTTAATACCGGGCGTACTGTACGGTGGCCAAGAGCAAGTTCACTTCTATGCTCCAGCTATCCTGTTCCGCGATCTGATTTACACGCCGGAGGTACACGAGGTAGACCTGAACATTGAGGGTACGCACTACCGCGCCATCCTTCAGGATTCTCAGTTCCACCCGGTAAACGAAATGCTGCTGCACGTTGACTTTCTGGAGCTGCAGGACGACAAGCCAGTGAAGATTGACGTTCCGGTTAAGTTCGTTGGTGTTTCTCCTGGTGTATTGGCTGGTGGTAAGCTGGTAACCAAGCTGCGTTCTATCAAGATCAAGGCGCTTCCTGCTAACCTGCCAGACTTCGTAGAGGTAAACATCTCTGACCTGGAACTTGGCAAGTCTATCAAGGTTTCTAAAATCCAGCCGGATAACTACGAAATCCTGACTAACCCAAGCGCTCCAATTGCTACCGTAACTATTCCGCGTGCCCTTAAGAGTGCACAGATGGAGGAGGCTCGTGGTAAAAAGTAA
- the pth gene encoding aminoacyl-tRNA hydrolase produces MKYLIVGLGNIGPEYAETRHNIGFMVLDYLASKYGGNFDVSRHAFVTEIKTKGRTFVLVKPTTYMNLSGKAVGHYLNSLKLTPDQMLVITDDIALPFGKLRIRAKGSAGGHNGLKHIEQTLGHNNYPRLRFGVGDAFHKGKQVDYVLSKFSEDESIELQSLIEKAADSAIAFGTIGLERTMNQYNTK; encoded by the coding sequence ATGAAATACCTGATTGTGGGGCTGGGCAACATTGGCCCCGAATACGCTGAGACACGCCACAACATCGGTTTTATGGTGCTGGACTACCTGGCAAGCAAGTATGGGGGCAACTTTGACGTGAGCCGCCATGCCTTCGTAACAGAGATTAAAACCAAGGGCCGCACTTTTGTGCTGGTAAAACCAACCACCTACATGAACCTGAGTGGCAAAGCCGTGGGCCATTATTTAAATTCCCTGAAGCTAACGCCCGACCAGATGCTGGTGATCACCGACGACATTGCCCTGCCTTTTGGCAAGCTGCGCATACGCGCCAAGGGCAGTGCCGGCGGCCACAACGGCCTAAAGCACATCGAGCAGACGCTGGGGCACAACAATTACCCGCGCCTGCGCTTCGGCGTCGGCGATGCCTTCCACAAAGGCAAGCAGGTGGATTATGTGCTGAGCAAGTTCAGCGAAGACGAAAGCATCGAGCTGCAGTCGCTGATCGAGAAAGCAGCCGACTCCGCCATCGCCTTTGGCACCATTGGCCTGGAGCGCACCATGAACCAGTATAACACGAAGTAA